tgaaccatagactgtacataaagaTGGATGATGCGTTTCTACTTCCTCCCcttgtacagaagtgaagccaaaatatcccggatacaggagctgacatcttgagattttgacgtcatttggagccagagtcagtgcagtagtgatcgggcggtggagccgcggtatcgaggtcacccgccgGAACCAATCGTGAGCCGAGCatggccgcagcttgtcagcgagagagactcagttgtcaatcatgacgtctaaccccctttttataacatcaaataactattaaaaaccaaacttatcaggaaaatgaacacttggacatacatcagcgtgataagaagtacctaaaatgacagaaaccatttttgggaaaaatgtatttgacgtataccttgactttttagtttggcctatgtcccatccgctaacacgGAAGAGGCAAGCTTTATGCCCTAttctgcagccagccaccagggggcgatggaGGAGTTTTGGCTTCCTTCTTGGGTAGCTGTCATGTCatacatctttatatacagtctatgatctgaACACTACCACTCACTACTGTTGTATCTGCCAGGAATCAAATCTTCCTGGGACTCCTCTCCTCCGTGTTTGCCTTACTCTGGCTCCCTCTCTGCCTTGCCACTGTCTAAATAAGAGAAGTCTATTGGACAGTGCGTAGTCCACTGTTAATATTTTACAACATCATTCTCTAAAGAGTCACAGTGGCACTGGCTTGAGTGCAAGCAGTGGTGCTCACCACCTTCAAAAACAAAAGGGAAATGTCCTAATGATGGAAATCAGAAACTTTCACAAGCTCATTCGAGCAACAAATGTGGAAATGTGGACGGATGCCCCACTGAAATAGTCCCCAAAAAATGCacttactcctgtttgagtaacatttgctaaaaaacTGCGTTTAAATTTACAGATTTACGTCTTCAAAAGGGACCAGTGGCATTggggctgagagccacagacagttGCTCGTCAGGAAGTATTCAGAGATGGACTAGCCAATGGCGGTTCTAAGGGGAGAGGGGGCAAGAGCCTCCGTAATATTAAGCGTGGACCCCTCCCTGGCCCCCCCAAACTGTGGCAAATGAACCATACATATTGATATACCTGGAGCCCTGTGACTGTTTAGATGTATTATTACATATGCATATacactcttaaagggactgtttgtaagaatcagaaattgcatGTTAAcaacgacacctgtggccgttaagtcaacgaaagtcagcgtcgggctcgcttgtgctcgctctacatagacatgaacgagcatcgctcaaaacagtgaggcgacacacgtcagctaaaaccacaatatcactctatatttcagctgcttggcagtaatgttagctgaccagacgaaggtctctccatgaatcaatgctgatcctagtgttggcttttcctgcttcagcctcccgaccgcggccggagggaacaggggagacgccggagttttggtcggaggcgacaacgtttctcgctgcggagccccgtcacttcacaagacacgggaaacctctgttggtctggaggagctgcagcagttatttctgcacaaacgtccactgtatattcactagatattctcagagctaaactaactctcctgcagtgtggaatgtgcgcgcatgcacgtgagaggtggagcgagagagcgagtgagaacgagtgcGGTGTGCAGGTTGAGGAGCAacggagcagagtacagcagagactccggccctggagaccaaagctacggtctcctctgtgtcttctgactACGGTTtgggggctgaagcaggaagagttaacactgttttgcaaaatgggcttcactagatagaactttgcggttttggtgcttccgtgtagtttgtgttggagtctgagtctgaacagtgtaacgcgagcgcgcatgggaccccgacccacaatgatttatatgtgttAGGACTATAAGAAAACTAATCCAACCACAGCTAACTGGTTGCTCCTGAATCCGTCTGTCTGCTCATCCAGCATATAGTCCCTCACTGTGGGCTCACCAGGCTGCATTGAAATGGATCTCAGCTAATAAACAACTGGCAATTTGCACAGCAGGCGAATGTGAATCCCCCTTCTCTTCTCCTGCTCTTAGTTGAACAGTCGGAACAGAAGAATGGCTGTTTTCTCAGACCAGACTTGGCCGGGCTTAAAAGCAATCAGAAGCTGACAGGCTGAACCCAGACAGTCTGTGTTTGCACCTCCGACGCTGGAATAGAGACAGATCACTCAAAAGGCTGCTCTCTGCCATGAGAATCCATCACCATTTATTGGTTTACGAGGCTTTAGTGAAATTAACAACTCAATGGTCACCTCCATTAGTTTTACACCCAGTCGTCAGGACACTTTGCATCCAAATGGGCACTCAGTTCATTTGTTTACCAGCCGAACGACCGCAGGCACAGCGCGTTGATGGATTGATTCCTGCCGGTGGAGAGTGTTTCTACTAGTTGAATTAATAAATATCTATTAATGTCACAATGGTCACTCACCTGTTACAGACTCGTGACTGGGAGCGCTGTCTGGCACGCCGCAGTTGATACGCGTAGGAATTGGCACTGTGGGCGGATTCACAAAAGGTGGGGGTGGGGTCGCTATTGGCGGTGGAGGTTCAGGAGGTAACAGCTGACCTGCTGATGAAGGACAGAATACGGTCAACTTTTAAATGGTAGGAAAGACATGTTGTTGAACTGTAAAGATGCCCTCTTAAATTTGTTAGAGTGCTGCAAAATTCTCCATAACTATGAGATTTTGAGTAATGAAATCAGGGACAATATCTTTCAACAATCAGCATCAGAAACGTCGCCTTGTCACTGAACTGACCTTTACAACCCGTAGTCAGGTTTTCTTCCAGGTCACTTCCATCCCCACAGTTGTCGATGCCTTTATCGTCACACACCAGACTGAGAGGGACACACTTCCCGTTTCGGCAGGTGAAATAGGGCTCATTGCTGCACTCTGATTGGTTAAAACCTGAAGAGGAAGATAACAATTGAGGGGGTCGGGGCAAGAGATGAAGGATCAGTTTAAGAGTGTCCTTGGTTGAGATttatagaaaaaagaaaatatggcTGCTTAGTTGAGTTTTCttgtaaagaaaatatttttttcttttttattcttcATGGCTATCAAacatgttgaatgcatttccatCCTAATAAAGCATTTTGTTTATATCAGTGTTAGAAAGTGTAACCAATGCTCTTCTACCCTGCCAACACGGCCATGCTAAGTTTCTTAGGATTTGTGAGGGATATTAAGGATATACAGTATTacttccttttctgtttttttagctAATCTTTTATCCTTTttatttcacttatttatttactcattttgtatcttactttattgttattctattaggcactggtgctagaaatagtactttttattttataaacttgAACTTGCTGTAATTTTgacacaagaatttccttcggaattaataaagttctatcttatctttgATATTTGTTTCCACAGCCAGTTCACAGAAACGTACAGATATACACATAGCAACACATACAGATATACAGATACAGATCAGTTACCACTGAGTATACTGTTATTTCCTTCTAAACAAAGAAATGTTCCATGTGTTTGATGAAATGATTTTGGATGATTTTTGCACCTTCGTCTTGGTGTAGGGTAACTTAAAGGTGCAACGTGTAATACCAAGCCACCTGCTCTGAAGAAAAAagggcagcatttcacctcttctctactgggtccatacaatccAAATCTACAGTCATCAGTTATTAATTATTggactgccgggtcacaaactttctcattttacagcgaaaccgtgcactacaagatgattctgaaaacatctgaggagagaaataggcattaacgtaatataatattgattcatatttaatcagcgctgcctagtttgaccgtttggtaggagtttgcgagtgacgACAGACTCGagtcagctcttactgcttgttttcctccggtctgtgaaatcttgcagatgccattaggagcaccggaggacacagaggtatatgatatttttttcagattacctgtctcatgcactactgtcagaatatagtgaccgttttataaaaatactttttttaaaaaaaatcatatttgctccatttctacccactgctgctttaagatcAGTAAATAtttgattctgattcttatttTAATGGACAAACACCTAAAACATAGCTCACGGTCAACAATTGAATCATTGATTTCAGTCAGTGTGctggtaaccatagcaacaataCTGATGCTAACTAACACCAAGACAAATTCTTATatgtgaaataaattaaatagattCTGATTCTGTTTCCTGAtccagttaaagctgaagtaggcgagattggagcgaatatgattaaaaaaagttatttttataaaacatacaaaaagctatatcctgacagtagtacatgaaacaggaacctgaaacaaatcatgttcctctgtgttctccggtgctgctaacggcatctgcaagatttcacagatcggaggaaaacaagcagtaagagctgatctgaggtctgctgtccatctgctgtctatgagagccagctgtcaatcactcacgaactccgaccaaacggtcaaactaggcagcgctgatcaaatatgaatcaatattatgttacgttaatgcctatttctctcctcagatgttttcagaattatcttgtagtgcatggtttagctggaaaatgagaaagtttgtgtcgATGATGATTGAACATACCTTAAATTAAGTGGTTATCGTACGAGAGTGATAATGGACTTCAagattatataaaataatggaCCTTATCCATGATTTTCTGGTTTCAGGCCATCGGAATCATTATAGCACCATcatatattaatttatgtatatatatcttatCAAAGTGCCTGTAAGACACTAAGCATCTGTAGAATGGATGGACATGACTGTGTCTTTCTTACCCAGTCTGAAGGAGGTGAAGTCCCCCACAAAGTCCACTCTGGGCTGAGTCCCCCGGGTCACCAGCCTCAGGGTCAGGTAGTTCCCCGTGGACAACACCGGCCGGGGGGGGCTCTTCCCACAAAGAGGAGGCCCGAGGGGAGGCGAGCTCCTGTCCCGTCCGTCGTAGAACTGAACGTACGAGCCGGCGTGACACGGGTCCCCCGAGCTTTCGCCGGAGGTGGGCTCCAGTCTGGGATTgagaggggcggagccacgaggGGATTCCGGAAAGAGAGGGGCCGGACTCAAGGGGGCCACGCGGAGCAAACTGTAGACCAGGAAGAAGCGGAAGTGGAACTGGACCTTGTCTTTAGGGGAGTTGGCCTGCATGGTGAGGTGGCAGTCGGTCCCCATGATCACAAAGTAGTACTTCTTGGATTCCTGGTGCGAGTTGACGATCATGCCGTCACCCCGGATCGTCTGACCGCAGAAGTCCACCACGTTCGCTGGCAtggaaaaagagacagaatccTCAGAGACGAGCTGACAACACGGAGCATTCTGAAATGAATTAGTCCAActcctaaaaaatatatattatattactgatCACAAAAATGACTTTTGGAGTCTCATTCTTGGCAAAAGATTAAATCATTGTCTTGTGGATCCATTAGAGACGCTAGTAGACTGGTGTAAGGACAACAACCTCGAGCTGAACGTCAGTAAGACCAAGGAGCTGATAGTGGACCCTACCAGGAAGCAGCAGAGGAGCTTCCACCCTCTCAGCATGAACGGGGGATAACTTCAGATACCTCGGTGTTCACATCACCCAGGACCTGTCGCGGTCCTGCCACATCAACACCCTGGTGAAGAAACCTCAGACGACTGAGGGACTTTAAACTCCCACTCAGGGTGCTCAGGAACTTCTACACCTGCACTACGGAGAGCATCCTGTTGTGGGAGTTATCACCACCTGGATGGGAAACGGCACCAAATGGGATCACTTGGCTCTTAGGAAGGGTGGTCCGCTCAGCTGAGAGAACCAtcgatatatctatatatattacTGTGGATGGAAAGGAGATTGAGGCTGTCAAGGCCTACAAATACCTTGGCATCTTGATGGATGACTCCCTTACTTTTAAACCACATGTGCTGTACCTTGTAAAAAAACTGAGGCTAAAACTGGGTTTTTATTTTCGAAAcaagttgtgttttttcttttaatgtaaaaaagtgTCTTGTTTCTATACAACATTTTGACCGGTTTAAGATTATGGAGATGTTTTGTACATGCACTCCTCTGATCAGTGCCTTCATATGCTTGATGTATCTTACCATGCATCCTTAAGGTTCATCACAAATTGTAAAGCTCTGACTCACCACTGTGAGTTGTTCTCTTAGTTTGGGATGGCCTGCACTGGCAACCCGTAGGCTCTCCCATTGgtacatctttatatatatattttagtgcttttagtgtttgtgatttgttttatctctatttgtgtctgcaactttgtgttcttgctgctgaccgtcttggccaggtctcccttggaaaagaggttcttaatctcaatgggactaacctggttaaataaaggttaaatatcATGACCTGGATGAATTTCCACAGACCTCTGAAAGTGTACGAGAGCGCAGCTAGATAAAAATTCCCAGTGATGCTATAGAAGAAGCTGAGAGTTGTTTTGATGTAAATCATCCGTGTGATCAGCGTGGTGATCCTTTGAGAAGCAGCTCACTACTCATCACCAGGCAGGTCCAGGACAGATGGGCGTGCAGATCCGGCTCTAGCAGCCCCCCCACCCGGCCACCCACCGCCCCCCCGCCTCTGGGCCGCAGgccaaataatgagaaaattTACGACCACCCCCGGAGTTTATTAGCTCTGTTTCCCTGGGAGACAACTAGATCCTCCTGCACCGACCTCCAGGAATGTCCCAAAGCCTGGGAGCCCCTGTTGGTGGGAAACAGCTCATCCCCTCTGCGCCACACAAGTCAATACAAAGCCTCAGGGGACACTGTCCAAAACATGGCCGACCAGAGGACCCAGTAAAGATTTTTTTGCAAGCTGAAAATTCAGCTCTTTTTAAATGCTTTCATTGTAAACGGAGTCCATTTCAGAGAGCAGATCCAGAGGGCGGGTGAGGGTCAAGGTCTGGGTGACACACTGTAGTGAGAGATGTGTCTGAGACAGCATTGTGTGGAAAAGGGCAGGAGCCTCACTGTCCATCCATGTGTTGTTCTAACACTGGTGACCCAACACGGGCTTTACACTGAGACTGACTCAGTCCTTCTACAGGCCAAACAAACTGTATTAACAGTACAGTGAATCAACATGAATCAACTGGACTAATGGGGCCACAGCAGGGGTGGGCCCGTCATCATATGTGATTTTATATCACAATATCGACATATATGATGATTTAGATAGGTAGCTTTATTCATATTGTCATATGTTATTGTACAGAGCACGATGTCGTGAAATTTGACCTcagcatttaacccatcctaagagCATTAAGAGCTGATCTAAAGCGCCCGGGGTGCAACttagggttcagtgtcttgctcaaagacactttgacatgcagacaggaggagccggggatcgccAACCTGGtgattaaaggacgacccgctctaccctttgagccacagctgcccttcctccacctccctcccactctctctcagCCAGCAGACTCTACAGCCCTTTTATTGACTgttaaagttaatgtgataataacacattaatgctaatttattttaatgccactaatttctttaacgcataaacacaactagagtgaagatactggtatcatatgaaagctaaaaaacctaatgaatccattggtaccaaccatgtcatactagcgtgtcatgaaggaggttaaataacgctccaaacttacgctaaatgttggcgaggaaaaactggcatagccattttcaatggggccccttgacctctgacctccaggtatgtgaatgtaaatgggttctatgggtacccacgagtctcccctttacagacatgcccactttatgataatcacatgcagtttgggggcaagtcatagttaagtcagcacactgacacactgacagctgttgttgcctgttgagctgcagtttgccatcttatgattggagcatattgttttatgctaaatgcagtacctgtgagggtttctgaacaatatctgtcattgttttgtgttgttaattaatttccaataataaatatatacacacatttgcataaagcagcatatttgtccactcccatgttgatacgagtattaaatactggacaaatctcccttttaggtacattttgaacagataaagaaatgtgtgattaatctgtgattaatcgcaattctattttattctattttaatcgactgacagacctaatttatttatttatttttactttcatGTAACCAGATAAGTAAATTGAGAGCCAATTCTCAATAACAATGACGCCCTGGTCTGCAGGGCCACAGTCTCTCCACAACACTTTGTTcattcttacttgtattttactttaCATAATAAACTTAAATTTGGCTtctccaacttttttttcccccttcatgTTGCTTCCTCGTGGTTGTAACAATCTGTCTTTGGCTTATCCAGAAAATTAGATACTTTAGAAATTGATGATCCTCATCACAGTAATgcaatatgttttaaaatccaTACATAACATAAAACAGTTCTGCTCATTCATTTGCAACATTGCCCACAACATTCTAGTACAAGGACAAAGTAGATATTAAAGTGAGAGCTACCTCAATATAAACACTATCAGAACCTGATGGTTGAATCACGTGATCAAAAACTCCAATATCATTTGATCGTACAGCATAgctatataataaaaataatgaggtttgaattcatttttattaaataaatgattaaaaaaatagagTTAGTTTTAAAGGGTCATATTTCAGCTCCTTCACAGAGACTTTACACAGCATATGAAAACATATTCATATTGTGATCCATCATAGTGAACACCAAGCACGCATTCATTTTTGTTGGAATTCTAATGCAGGGAAGACTTTTCAATCTGCATTTAAACTGCATTATTACAAAACAATACTTTGAATTGCATTGCAAAGAATTAAAGgtttaaaaatttaaaactgattttcagtgcttgtgctcatccatctgggtatctggagttcctaccgacccacaaactgtgaaataagacaacccagtcaggtTATTTATGGGCTGTcttgatcagaaaacatgtgaatcaacaagccattcagattcaGCTTAAAGAGACGGGCCCTGAAACACTGTGTTTCAGACACAGGGTGAATACACAAGTATGTTCAGACAgacatgtgtttttttgaccatttaaagcatgtaaacatgttctagtaggaaacctaaaatacaagtatgaacctgaaaaagagcacgatatgtcccctttaagagcCCACATCTCATGAATTCGGCATaatcctgaaaaaaacattcaataacttcagtattatgcagtgtagtaccctcaaaatcacttcacacaccaatggtctcctgattatacttattaaacGTATTAAGACATTTTGGTGgcactacactttataaaagagaagttattgaatatttttcaaaattatacaaaagcgtatttttccaaactaagtggtGTAGTAAAACTATGAggagaccattgatgtgtgagGTAAtgttggtggtactacactgtataatactgaagttatgaatatttttatAGCATCTCTTTTCGGCTTTGCACTTTGTAGTAACTTGAGAGATAATATTGGGTGATATAATATTGCAGACATTTCCATAGGATTATCTCAATATCAAAACGTTACAATATTCACTATTTTCAGATAATACATTATTAGACTTTTAGTCAATAAACAGAAATACAAGGCAAACTTTGGCTCcatttactactactattattattattattattattattattattattataaaaccagCCTACTGCTCTCTGCTGCTTCCATCTGAAACCATCACAGCTTTACGCACAGACAGAACGGAATCGTGCACACTTGTAACGAGTGCGTCACTTTTTTCAACCCGATCCAGACGTCCTCTACCAGTGAGAgagcttcagtgtgtgtgaggtcTTACCGGTCTCGATGGCGGAGCCGTGGAGAGTCATgaagaagagcaggaggagcagtCTGAGCAGCCGCTGCCAGCagctctccacctccatctccatcatcatcatcatccacacagacacaacacAGAGCGCACAGGAGAGCTCACTGAGGAGGAGACACCACCAGACTCATTCTGACCTCACATCAACTGGTCCTAATGTGGAAGCTTTAGTTTAGACCACCTGGCACTAGTGTGTATCCTGTCCAGCCGCTCTGCTCTACATCATAACAGCCTCTaaactctctctgtcttttattcCAGTCGAACCGccttctctctgtcctgtcCGTTCACGTGTCCTctcatctccatgacaacaccCAAACACCCAACCAATCAGCTGTAAGAAAAAGCTCCATGTTTAAAACAAAAGTTTCCCTCCTCATGTAAACTTTCACAACTTGTCCATGTTAAATCACCTTATGACCTCTAtgcttcttcttcctcatgTCGGATATCTGGATCACACTAACTCATTATTCTTACAGTCAAaaattattaacatttacagATCTAGTGAAATTTCAAAAAGCACAAATAATGTTTAAAGgccccatattataaaaaagtgaggttttcatgttttttttaattattattaagcaggcttaagtcctatataaatactgtgaaagtatcgaaacgctcaatccacagggaaatacacacagcccgtattcagaaactctgcatttgaaacaagctgtcaggatttctgtccatttgtgatgtcacaaatatacaatatttagaccctttacacagatttaaacggaaacattctaaatgtgtcccagtttattcctggttgcagtgtatgtgaatgtcatcagctgacaggaagtacacagggacccaagctgttgccaagcaacgcaattctgttgcaattccgtcaaaatgcgctaaaaacCCAGACAgtgggtaaatacaggtatattcaggcaatgaggtatgaggaaaataaagttttttttgaacattaaagcatgtaaacatgttctagtagaaacacgaaatacaagtatgaacctgaaaatgagcatgatatgggacctttaaggctaaAAATAACCTGCTACCAGGAAATATTCAAAAATTGTTCAGTGATCGAGAGGGGGGTTATAACTTAAGGGgcaaatttaatttataaaactCACAGTATATGTACGAccattaaatgtttttgtctcAATCTCGGGAGTGAAACTATGGAACAGTTTTAATGTGGAACTAAAGCAATGTCCAAACTTCAACCAATTTAAAAGGAGGTATAAAGACATGATGTTCTCAAGGTACAGGGATGAAGGGGGGGTTTGACAATCACCAGGTGTTTACAGGggttactgtttatttatttatttggtaacttaatatttattctCTCTCAGTCTATCTtcctatttttttctgtaaagaatAATGTAAATTTGTAGATATATGATTTTGGGTATAAGaataatgtataatgtataatattttatattgtattttatatgcaTGGTCGGATGctgtgtattatatatatatatatatatatatatattgtatttcatGTGCGGATTGAATATTATAAACAATAATATGCGCGTATACAAAAAGATAACaactagtcaatatgattaagataaatatgtaagCAATGAATTTGTATTTTGATTAAGGtacattataagtaatgaattggtattctggattgataatgaatttatattttgatgaggataataatatcagtaattaatctatatttctgtatgacagagATAAAAGGTGATCATTATAGTTAGACAAGTTTAGGAAAAtgaattagagtatatgtatggctcaataaggaagctggttaattattaatgaatgatttatggagaaggggggggattaaataagtttgtacttcttctcact
This portion of the Sebastes fasciatus isolate fSebFas1 chromosome 1, fSebFas1.pri, whole genome shotgun sequence genome encodes:
- the ldlrad2 gene encoding low-density lipoprotein receptor class A domain-containing protein 2, whose protein sequence is MMMMMEMEVESCWQRLLRLLLLLFFMTLHGSAIETANVVDFCGQTIRGDGMIVNSHQESKKYYFVIMGTDCHLTMQANSPKDKVQFHFRFFLVYSLLRVAPLSPAPLFPESPRGSAPLNPRLEPTSGESSGDPCHAGSYVQFYDGRDRSSPPLGPPLCGKSPPRPVLSTGNYLTLRLVTRGTQPRVDFVGDFTSFRLGFNQSECSNEPYFTCRNGKCVPLSLVCDDKGIDNCGDGSDLEENLTTGCKAGQLLPPEPPPPIATPPPPFVNPPTVPIPTRINCGVPDSAPSHESVTDSPASLALLVLYIILGVVAGSVVLCWCCWSPGWFLWRVSFCRFLPCCNSACASCQLCARSCTHGKDHRLAKVTPHTPANGTPTGTAATANSADENVTTAAV